The proteins below are encoded in one region of Takifugu rubripes chromosome 1, fTakRub1.2, whole genome shotgun sequence:
- the pus3 gene encoding tRNA pseudouridine(38/39) synthase, with product MSKDLMQRVKELEAELEKLKSQLKEGSSDAALLSDLSPSPCESQCTPNDNVSTRRKKAGKRPLDFSAHPRRHVALRLAYLGWSYQGFAVQENTGHTVEARLFEALQKTCLIQDRQTSNYHRCGRTDKGVSAFSQVITIDLRSTQFCGGLGVRLPETVDAGAKTKAAVSELPYVKMLNRVLPQDIRILDWAPAEEGFSARFDCQSRTYRYYFPRGALNLELMADAAKRYEGKHDFRNLCKMDVGNGVLQFERTILSASVRPVNPIHASSTDQYDIFIFEVKGLAFLYHQVRCMMALLLLIGQELEAPEIINQLLDVQSNPRKPQYSMAVDYPLVLHDCHFEGLDWQQSNDEVNHVLSTLQHHWTQSAVRTHVLHGMIKGLENTGGASSDHCWLIEGTRQRTYRPLLERPRCESLQSRIDLFVKRGRLELEKGENGEEIVHKGKRSKHF from the exons ATGTCCAAGGATTTAATGCAGCGAGTGAAGGAAttggaggcagagctggagaaacTCAAGTCCCAGTTGAAGGAGGGCAGCAGTGATGCAGCACTACTATCCGATTTATCTCCCAGTCCTTGTGAAAGTCAATGCACACCAAACGATAACGTCAGTACAAGGcggaaaaaagcaggaaaacgtCCTTTAGATTTTTCCGCCCACCCTCGGCGCCATGTGGCTCTGCGGCTGGCTTATCTGGGATGGTCCTACCAGGGTTTTGCTGTCCAGGAGAACACAGGCCACACAGTGGAAGCCAGACTCTTTGAAGCCTTACAGAAGACATGTCTTATTCAGGATCGACAGACATCCAACTATCACCGGTGTGGTCGCACTGATAAAGGAGTCAGTGCTTTTTCTCAG GTCATTACTATAGATCTGCGCTCAACACAGTTTTGTGGCGGACTTGGAGTCAGACTCCCTGAAACGGTTGACGCTGGTGCAAAAACTAAAGCGGCTGTCTCTGAGCTTCCTTATGTGAAGATGCTGAACAGAGTCCTGCCACAAGACATCCGGATCTTGGACTGGGCACCTGCAGAAGAGGGCTTCAGCGCACGCTTTGATTGTCAGTCCCGCACGTACCGATACTACTTCCCCAGAGGAGCTCTAAATTTGGAGTTGATGGCAGATGCTGCAAAAAG ATACGAGGGCAAGCATGACTTCAGAAACCTGTGCAAAATGGATGTGGGCAACGGAGTGTTACAATTTGAAAGGACTATTTTATCAGCATCAGTCAGGCCTGTGAACCCTATCCATGCTTCCAGCACAGACCAGTATGACATCTTCATATTTGAGGTCAAGGGATTGGCCTTCCTTTACCACCAG GTGCGATGCATGATGGCACTGCTACTCCTAATAGGACAGGAGCTAGAAGCACCAGAGATAATTAATCAGCTGCTGGATGTTCAGAGTAACCCCAGAAAGCCTCAGTACAG CATGGCAGTTGACTACCCACTGGTGCTGCATGACTGTCATTTCGAAGGTTTGGACTGGCAGCAGAGCAATGATGAAGTGAACCACGTGCTGTCTACGTTACAGCATCACTGGACCCAAAGTGCAGTCCGGACCCACGTCCTCCATGGAATGATCAAGGgtctggagaacacag GTGGAGCTTCATCTGACCACTGTTGGCTCATTGAAGGCACCAGGCAGAGAACCTACCGGCCGCTGCTGGAGCGTCCGCGCTGTGAGAGTCTCCAGTCCAGGATAGATCTTTTTGTCAAGAGAGGGCGGCTGGAGTTGGAAAAAGGGGAGAATGGAGAGGAAATAGTTCACAAGGGCAAAAGGTCCAAACATTTCTAA